In Musa acuminata AAA Group cultivar baxijiao chromosome BXJ2-3, Cavendish_Baxijiao_AAA, whole genome shotgun sequence, the following proteins share a genomic window:
- the LOC135607894 gene encoding shewanella-like protein phosphatase 2 has protein sequence MGASDAGCGDLPPVLSSFVDAFVDFSVSGLFFPPNPTPSPAPAATRIPAPARLVAIGDFHGDLPKALQALSLAGLADPSSARWTGGAAVAVQVGDVLDRGGDELRLLYLLHRLKLDAAAAGGSLLTLHGNHEVMNADGDFRYVTRAGLEEFRGWAFWYRSGLAMKRLCSGLDPPGDPFRGVPKSFPGVKEEFWEGFRARIAALRPNGPIASRFLAGNQTVLLVGDSLFVHGGLLQQHIDHGLERINQEVKDWIMGLSGRRSPSYLRGRDSVVWLRRFSDGPNCDCGQLEEVLSMIPGARRMVMGHTIQDEGINGVCEDKAIRIDVGLSKGCTNGLPEVLEINAGDHPRILTSNPLSDDRWKQVVKEQVKEGLAILVPEIRLKEVETKG, from the coding sequence ATGGGCGCATCGGATGCGGGTTGCGGCGATCTCCCTCCCGTTCTCTCCTCCTTCGTCGACGCCTTCGTCGACTTCTCCGTCTCCGGCCTCTTCTTCCCCCCCAACCCTACCCCTAGCCCCGCCCCCGCCGCCACACGCATTCCCGCCCCTGCCCGTCTCGTGGCGATCGGTGACTTCCACGGCGACCTCCCCAAGGCCCTCCAGGCTCTCTCGCTCGCCGGCCTCGCTGACCCCTCGTCCGCCCGCTGGACTGGCGGCGCCGCCGTCGCCGTCCAGGTCGGCGACGTCCTCGACCGCGGCGGCGACGAACTCCGTCTTCTCTACCTCCTCCACCGCCTCAAGCTTGACGCTGCCGCCGCCGGCGGCTCCCTCCTCACCCTCCACGGCAACCACGAGGTCATGAACGCCGACGGCGACTTCCGCTACGTCACCCGTGCCGGCCTCGAGGAGTTCAGGGGCTGGGCTTTCTGGTACCGTTCCGGCCTCGCCATGAAGCGCCTCTGCAGCGGCCTCGACCCCCCGGGGGACCCCTTCAGGGGCGTCCCCAAATCCTTCCCCGGGGTCAAGGAGGAGTTCTGGGAAGGGTTCCGCGCCCGCATCGCCGCCTTACGGCCGAACGGCCCGATCGCGTCACGATTCCTCGCCGGCAACCAGACCGTCCTGCTGGTCGGTGACTCGCTGTTCGTCCATGGCGGGCTTCTCCAGCAGCACATCGATCACGGGCTGGAAAGGATCAACCAAGAAGTCAAAGACTGGATAATGGGGCTCAGCGGGAGGCGATCGCCGTCCTACCTGAGAGGGCGGGACTCAGTGGTGTGGCTGCGGAGGTTCTCGGACGGACCAAATTGCGACTGCGGGCAACTCGAGGAGGTGCTCTCGATGATCCCGGGCGCAAGGAGGATGGTGATGGGGCACACCATACAGGACGAGGGAATCAACGGGGTGTGCGAGGACAAGGCGATCCGGATCGACGTGGGGTTGTCGAAGGGGTGCACAAACGGGCTGCCGGAGGTGTTGGAGATCAACGCCGGCGACCATCCGAGGATCTTGACATCGAATCCACTGTCGGACGATCGTTGGAAGCAAGTGGTTAAGGAGCAGGTGAAGGAAGGGCTTGCCATTTTGGTCCCGGAGATTAGATTGAAGGAAGTGGAGACCAAAGGTTAG